atccagaattggcctccacttacagattcactgttaagactgtgatcatagaagacaatcttacttacaagtgatcgccaaagaagagtgGCCTTTTAATTTGGAATATACACAGGGCTGATGCACACCCCTAACATACAGTGCATAATTGCCTCCCCCACATATACATAAAACATAAAGCTGTCATCACACATTccccattggaggatttgtagcacaatcctggatttgcatgaagttgCAGCACAATTCCCATTGGAGGATTTATCATTCCTTTTAAATAACAGACATTTGAGTAAAGTGGGGGTAGAGGGGTACTAAGAGGAAATGTGAGAGGAAAATGGTGGTTTTAGGCAACAGTGGAGTTTTGAATTTGAGATTACGTATATTGACtaggaaatgtgcacaattccctCTTCATGAATGGCTGAAGTGTACATTCTTCATGAGGCTTGGTGAATGCGCACAATGGCCAGTTGCTATGCACATTAAGCTCTCAACACACAACCACACACCCCTGTAACTCTGCTTGTTTCACCTCACGTGAGTAAAACACTTCCTTCCCAAATATCTGAGTTGATTCCAGGAGATCACTCAATGAACCAAGGAGGGGAGAACATGGCTTTTAAAGGCACATGAAAAATTGTAGTCTCTTTCGCCACTTTAGGTTATAGTTCCATTATAGTCATAATAATAAAGCAGAACTATTAgtgagaaaacatttttttaaaataaaatgttgtgcTTTCCATTTTGAAATGACATGCAGATATCATAAATACAAACAGAATACAGTAATGATATGTCTTTGCTGGCATATGCTCAGCAATGGATATTAACATTTTCTATGTGGCCTAATTAATCAGTTATTTTCAGAAGTGTGGCTTTGTTTCTGAAAACAATTATGGATTCAAAACTGGATGCAGCAAGTTTCACGGATGTGATATTTTAATGAAAGTGGCTTGGCCCAAAGCATTTGAACACATTTGGGTTTGCTGAAGCGTAATTGTTTAATATCATATGTTAACTTCTAATTGCTGAGTTGTGGTTATAGCTCTACTTCCATTAGGTGACGGATGAAATCTTTGATGAACAATGTAGTCCTCCCACAAACTGCACAAAGAATAAGGGTTTATATGAATAACTTTGCATTTATGCTTGTAATGAGAACAAATGGACTAAAACGGAGGGTTATTACTCGATTTATTGCTAGAACATGGATGTGCAGTAAGAAGTGATAGGATTATGTTTGCCAGCATATTCATGTAGGATTTAGCCACTGAAGCAAGTTCTGGCTAAATATTACCAAAGGCAAGTCTTGAAGCTCATGCATCTCCTTGGTTCATTACGACCAACTTATGAAGAAGACTGTGTGTATTGTATATTGCTGTGATTACATGACAGGAAGCATGGGATTGAATTTGGTATATGGCTCAGGATTCACCAGACTGGGAAAcccaggactcagctagattggtaaagaaaaagtgttttatatgcaatataacactgagacaccagatggtgctataGAATCCCATCTTTCCCTACAGGATTTCCCTGTaatgcatttaactgaattgCTTCTTTGACATGTCTAGATCCAGGCCCAATCTCACACTTCTCTAGTTATAGATTTAGGCTTGAAAATATGTAGGCATGGTAACACTTCTGGTTCCAGAAGCAGCAGGACCTAATCTTCACTTACCAGGGTTGGCTTTGTGTGGCTGCCTACCTGTCAACCCCATAATAccatgtgattgacaggtgggtgcccATGTCCCCCTGTCAAAAAATTGCACTTCTCTCAATTTTGTAGTGTTATTATCCAGCCAAGTTCTCATAATGGTGGAATGTGAGGCACTCAATTCACTCTTAACATAGGGCAATGACTGTGGTCCTATAATTGTTAATCGTCTGTGTTTTCAGGTCACAAAATTCTGCTTTCTTGGATGAGGAATTTGGCTGTTTCGAAGGTATTGCATTGAGGACATCTTTAAGAAACAAGGAATAAGATTCTTTCTCTGAATATGAATTATTGTTTGAATGTATAGCCGCAACACTTTGTTAATACTCTCTCGCCAAAGGAACAATATTTTCTGAGAAAGTAAAATTGCCAGGAAGCTGTAATTCACACAACACATGAAAATATAAATTCACCACTTAGCCTGTGACAAAGCACGGCATTGAGTTTTTCAACCATAAATAACTATGAATTTGTCAAATGACATCTTGGCCCATAAGAACAAATAGTTTTCTTTGAATACTATTCTCCACAGCTACATGAATTGAGTAAGTGCAGTCTTCCTTTTTAATCAGCAGTTCCCACTCAAAAGCCATAGTAAGACACAAGAAAGCAGAGCATCTCAGAAGGTTCCTTTTACTATTTTTATATTGGACACAGTATTTAACATGTGAATGAGTTGTATGACTGGCTGACAAAGAGAGCAGGCTATCTATTAAGTCATCTGACACTAATATACATGAATTAGGAGGAAATAATCTATGGTATGTCAGCACCGTGTTCTCAGAATTTCCACAGTAGGaagatttttacattattattaatcACAGATCCTGAAATGGATTGGAAATGGAACagaattttaatgcaaattggcatctctttctctctgtcaaaTAACAAACTAATATTACATTGCATTCTTGCTTCTTTAGTATgccagaaaaaatatattcttgttAACTTCTAAtgtaggtaggtaaaggtaaaggacccctggacggttaagtccagtaaaaggcaactatgggctgtggcactcatcttgcttcaggccaagggagctggcgtttgtctacagacagctttccgggtcatgtggccagcataactaaaccgcttctggagcgaTGGAACACCATAACAAAAGCCAGAGCACATAGaaatgccatttagcttcccaccgcagcagtacctatttatctacttgcactggtgtgttttcaaactcctaggttggcagaagctgggaaagagcaacaggagctccgttgcacagatttgaactgctgaccttctgatcggcaagcccaagtagatgagtggtttagaccacagcgccacccatgttgcTTCTAATGTAATCACATATGGAGTACACATGCACCTTCCTTGTAGGACTAGGCCTACTGATGCAATAGCACCATGAGGGGCCATGTTAGTCTCAGAGCCTTTGGCACTATTGGGCCACTGGCTGGATCCTATATGAAAATGCTGGCAAACATAAACCTGACTCTGCTCACTACCTATCTGTGCTCTAATGGCAATTCCAGTAATTTTGATCTCTTGGGTTTAATGTGTGAGACTGCATGTGTGACTAATTGAATTAACTCTGCATGCACTTCTAGTTCTAGCATCGTTCTCATAACATAACTATAAGTTATTTAAGGTTGATCTATGGTGGTCTTACATTTCATGAGTGGCTGGTATTTCACGGTGGCAGATatccatttttttgtttgtttgttttacatatATAACTCAccttccttccaaggagctcaaggtggcaagcataattcttctcctccccattttgccctcaaagcaaccctgtgaggttggttaggctgagagtgagtaactggcctaaggtcacccagtgagtttcatggccttCAGAGATGGATCTTATTGTCTGGGCCGAATGatgaggtggagacgctccttcaggtatgctgggctgaggttgtttagggctttaaaggtcagcaccaacactttgaattgtggtcggAAACATAcagggagccaatgaagatctttcaggactggtatgtgctctaagtggggatttgaaccctggtctcccaggtcttagtccaacaccccACCCTTTAACCACAATGGCTCTCATATAATGTCTATTTACCTGCACTCtctgccttgccatggcaaaggggcttgaataactcagagaagctatgaactatgccgagcagggcacccaagatgaacaggtcatagtggagagttttgaccaaacgtgatccacctggaggaggaaccggcatgCCACTCCAGtattcctgccaagaaaactccatggacaaagacaacaggcatataaaagttatgacgctggaagatgaggacaagtacaagtagattcagagctgatgaagcggctgggccaaagccgaaaggacgctcagttgcggatatgcctggaagcgaaaggaaagtccaatgttgtaaagaaaaatattgcataggaacctggaaaatgagtttgaccaaactgcgggaggcagtggaagacagaagtgcctggcatgctagggtccatggggtcacgaagagtcggacacgactaaacgactaaacaacaacacctgcactCTCTATATCTTTACCACCATTTgtttattttctctgtgtttataaTCTACGGTACATttttcataaaatatatcaatATAGCTTACAATATAAATTATACAATATACTCTGCCCCTTGACCCCAATGGGCTTTATTCCCTGGCCCCAGCACCCTACCGCTTTGCACCCCCAAACATTGCCTATGAGTTCTGTCCAGATACTCTAATTTTGTACAACTCTATTCTTAATACAATGAAACCTTCGGGCCAGCAGCAAAGAGGAGACGTTGCAATAATTGAGAAAGAATTGAAAACAGAGCAAAGGTAGAAGAGGGGGCAACTTTATTGCCAAAGATGAGATGAACAATGAAGATTTGCCTAAGAACATAAAAACTGGAAGGATATGTAGACTGACATAAGCATCCCAGTGACTACATAACTGCAGAACTAATGCTTGAACTTAAATTCAATCATGGAACATGGAAGTTTAAAGAAACAAAAGCTTTGAATATTTTCCATTTCCAAGTTGCAATTTCAAAATATATTACTCTTGACTATCACATTCAAAATATATGTAATGTTATTCAATGAggatattatttcataatcataAAATTCTTCATATGTATAATGTTGGTGACTTTTCTTGAAAAGTCCACTTAAGAGACACTTAATTCACACCCTTGTTGTTCCTCTGCATTCTTTGTATGCAACAGAACATGCCCTGGCCCTGTCGAATAAAAAGAGCCCATATCTAACTGAGCCAGGGTTGTCTTTAGAAGATAGAGCCAGGGTTGTCTTTAGAAGATATGAATTAATTGCCAATTTCTGCCAAACTATGGATCTGTAATGTACCTTCAGTGGCTCTCTCAAACTGCAGCATTGTGACCCTTGAAACTTGCTGTTTCAATTTCTAAAAGTGTTAGCTTTTATCTTGTCAATTTGGCTAGCAGTGATACGAGATAAAGGTTTATCCTGATTTTAGGACTGCGTAACACCTTGGAAATTGACAATTGCTTACTTGTATCTTGACACTTGGTAATATCTCTCCGTACAGACACTGCAGCTGGACCTTCAGTTTTCAGAAGTGACAAAAATATACTTAACTATAATTGATGAAAGCTGGagccacttaaaaaaaagaaacatccTGCACAGATACATCGTGGTACATTTTGTGGAGCAATGACACACATCAGCTAAAGGGTTAAGGAAACCGTACAATTGGAAACAAGAATCCAGatcagaaaaaggaaaacacattAGTCAACGTTGTTTGACAATGCAGCTACTAAAGTTGCTACATCTGCAACAGGAGATAATTACTGGACAACTgcagccggctcccttggccaataaagcgagatgagtgccgcaacctcagagtcagccacaactggtcctaatggtcaggggtccctttaccattacctttacctttaccagctcaCTAAACACCTTGGGTATCATCAGAGAGAGGGGATGACTAGTACCactgatgttatgtactgagttgaataggatccaaactgcagcagtctgattggtcctagaacaataggatccaaaaggcagcagtctgattggtcctagaacaataggattcagaatgcagcagtctgattggtcctagaacaatgcagcagtatgattggttggcaggaactacccaatcatgctccagagagaagtgaatccacaacctgattggcttacagtagaattccggaattagccaatcatgtgcagcccattgtgtaaataatgtatataaagcagatactttgaggggactttcattcattcctcctcaccactatgagctgaataaagagcatgaaatcactttgcgactctgagtatatttcactggcgacgaaggtgggatcccgctgagctgactgccacacacagcaccgcagcaccgccacctgccgcaccgctgcctcgcaccgtgtatccaggcttcagctccgggacacaaggaactcagaatggcaaccgacagcagcttctcgccgttcaacccagcatcgggagactgggaagcgtacgcctcccgtttcaccttcctcctagaagccaaaggggtcaccgacgaagaagacgccaagaagagggcgatattcttcagcgtctgcggagaggagacgtttgaaatcgcccgggctctccttgcgcctgaagacgtcgctactgttccatacaaaacaataatggaacagctgaaggggcacttttcgccgcagccctcagtggtggctcgtcgaaatgccttctacgcaaagcggcaagcccctggggaaaccataactgggtttgtgacctctctccgccaagccgcctggttctgcaacttctcagagctggagaacatgcttcgtgaccgcctcgtcggtggcctgaaggatgagaagctgcaacgacgcctctacgctaagaaggacctaacgttccaggtcgctctggaggaggccctggcaacggaggctgccgagaggtcgacgcaagaggcacggccgagccagctgtcccaaccgagggtccaccacgaagacctcaccgacgactcaggatccgacagggaggaggtgcaccgagtacagcagcgcactcaagcagcccacataccacagctgcctcgacgaggagggagctgcgcaagctgtggagaaagtcacgagaggaggacctgccgtttccgcaacgcagagtgcaggcagtgcagaaaattgggacacatcgcccgggtgtgtcgggctcggcccacccgacgccaggcatcagatgaccaatccaagagccccaggtcccggggcccaacgcaccaaggcaactcgacagagctcacggacttccaggtataccagttgccccaccccaacgtagagaaaatttatgttgacgtacagatagagggggccccatgccgcatggagcttgacacgggttcaactctatccataatctcggcaaggaccttaaggaaactgtgtcctactgggggtcccaaactcaggccggccccattcaccctccgggacttccaaaaacgtaaggtccccacaatgggggtggggaccttcagggtgcaataccgagggcggacgcggcaactggacttgcttgtggtcaagggcccctacattagcttactgggattggcatggtttggaccactggggctagccgtcaccggggtgaaccacactagcttacaagtggacgtggacgccatatgcaaggaatttccgggggttttcgatgggaaattgggacagtatacgggcccccccattgctctacagcttgaccccgcagtacgaccggtcaggctcaaggcccgccgggtcccgttcgccctgaaaccccgtatagacgaggaattggaccggctcgtggagcaaggagtgctggagccggtgcctaatgccccctgggaaaccccaatcgtcacgcccgtcaagcctaatggttcagtccgcatctgcgcagactacaaatgtaccataaacaaggccctcacggcccatgcatacccagtgccagtggtcagccatgttcttgccaccctggctgggtcgaaaatttttggcaagctggacttggcccaagcatatcaacagctgccagtagatgaggccacagcagaggcacagacgattgtgacgcacagaggagcattcagggtaaagcggctgcaattcggtgtcagcgtggcaccaggcatattccagaatctaatggactctctacttaaagggattcctggcgtcacccccttcttcgatgatgtgttgattgccgggcccacaccagaggagtttgaggaccgcctccgcaccgttctgcaccgtttccagacggcgggtctcaaggtgaagcgggaaaaatgtctactaggagtgcctcaggtggactttctgggatttatggtggacgcagaaggggtccacccgactggggacaaggtacgggccatttgtgatgccccagcgcccaagaacaagactgaacttcaggccttcttgggactattgaacttttaccattccttccttccccacaaggcagcggtagcagagcccctacacagactcctggacaagcgggccccttgggtgtggggccagcgccaggaggccgcattccaggcggtcaaggacttgcttgtctcaaactcgatcttggcacacttcgacgagaggctgccggtggtgctagcatgcgatgcctcgccctatggaattggcgctgtcctgggacaccaactcccggatggaagagaggtaccggtggcatacttttcccagacactcaacgcaaccgagcggaactactcgcaaatcgacaaggagggtctggcaattgtgaagggagtaaaaaaattccatgatttcttgtacgggcggcccttcaccgtggtgactgaccacaagccgttgcttggcttatttgcccctgaaaagcagaccccccaagtgctgtctcctcgcgtcctcaggtggtcaattttccttgccagctaccagtatgcactgattcaccgtccggggaaggcgatgggccatgcggatgccctcagcaggctaccactaccggaaacaggccccgacccagcacctgcacaagaggttatgagcctggagctgcttcccgaccgccccattcaggcacaagaagttgcacaccattccaagaaagataaggtcatctcccgggtcctggactgggtgtggaggggatggcccagcagcagccccgggccagaattcgccggctacacaacccgcaaacatgaactgtcggcccacaaggggtgcctgttatggggaagcagggtcgttgttccccagcccctccgcaaaagggtcctcacagccctacacgagacacacccaggggtagtaagaatgaaggcccttgccaggagttatgtgtggtggccggggatcgacggagagatagaggcctgggtcaaacactgccaggcgtgccaagaatcctgcccagatcccccaagggccccagtccagtcctgggagtccgcccgagcaccatggtcacgcctgcatgtggacttcgctggcccctttcaggggaaaacattcttcatagtggtggactcctacaccaaatggctggaagtcgcactggtaccgtccacttctacgtccgcagccatccgggtactacgcaggctgtttgcaacccacgggctccctgacactctcgtctcagacaacgggactgcatttacgtcaggagaattccaaaccttcacagcgcagaacgccatccgccacatccgttcggcgccattccatcctgccaccaatggccaagcagaacgcatggtgcggaccaccaaggacacccttcgccgcatgacgcaaggggattgggagtaccgccttgccacattccttctagcacagcacagcacccccagctcaacaactggccggagccccgctgaactactaatgggtcggcgccttgcaatcagattggaccgccttcaccccgatagagctcaggatgaggtagtggtgggggaaggcaggaaaccccggaccttcgaggcccaggacccagtgtacgcaaagaattttggggcaggcccagcatgggtacccgccacagtcaccagggtcactggccccgtgtcgtacgaggtgctaacagatggggggcaatgctggcgccgccactgcgaccagatacggcgacgattcccgggagaaaaccaggaggaggaaaggtcagaggagtcccaagggaacagaggggcagtgaggcccatagagcacgaggggccagcaggagaggcagaatcagtaaatacagagaggacctgcgaggccgaaaggacaccggaaccagaaccacgactaagcaagccggttgcgccagaccaaatagccccatcacagccagcatccttggaacacgagccagaacctgaaccccggaccagggaacaccccaggccgcaacgcacacgtaggccgccagcgtacctcgaggactatgaatgcgacctcccgggcaggactggaacttagaggggaggggtgttatgtactgagttgaataggatccaaactgcagcagtctgattggtcctagaacaataggatccaaaaggcagcagtctgattggtcctagaacaataggattcagaatgcagcagtctgattggtcctagaacaatgcagcagtatgattggttggcaggaactacccaatcatgctccagagagaagtgaatccacaacctgattggcttacagtagaattccggaatta
The nucleotide sequence above comes from Podarcis raffonei isolate rPodRaf1 chromosome 1, rPodRaf1.pri, whole genome shotgun sequence. Encoded proteins:
- the LOC128402493 gene encoding uncharacterized protein K02A2.6-like; protein product: VVKGPYISLLGLAWFGPLGLAVTGVNHTSLQVDVDAICKEFPGVFDGKLGQYTGPPIALQLDPAVRPVRLKARRVPFALKPRIDEELDRLVEQGVLEPVPNAPWETPIVTPVKPNGSVRICADYKCTINKALTAHAYPVPVVSHVLATLAGSKIFGKLDLAQAYQQLPVDEATAEAQTIVTHRGAFRVKRLQFGVSVAPGIFQNLMDSLLKGIPGVTPFFDDVLIAGPTPEEFEDRLRTVLHRFQTAGLKVKREKCLLGVPQVDFLGFMVDAEGVHPTGDKVRAICDAPAPKNKTELQAFLGLLNFYHSFLPHKAAVAEPLHRLLDKRAPWVWGQRQEAAFQAVKDLLVSNSILAHFDERLPVVLACDASPYGIGAVLGHQLPDGREVPVAYFSQTLNATERNYSQIDKEGLAIVKGVKKFHDFLYGRPFTVVTDHKPLLGLFAPEKQTPQVLSPRVLRWSIFLASYQYALIHRPGKAMGHADALSRLPLPETGPDPAPAQEVMSLELLPDRPIQAQEVAHHSKKDKVISRVLDWVWRGWPSSSPGPEFAGYTTRKHELSAHKGCLLWGSRVVVPQPLRKRVLTALHETHPGVVRMKALARSYVWWPGIDGEIEDPVYAKNFGAGPAWVPATVTRVTGPVSYEVLTDGGQCWRRHC